The following nucleotide sequence is from Podospora bellae-mahoneyi strain CBS 112042 chromosome 1 map unlocalized CBS112042p_1, whole genome shotgun sequence.
TGACACTTATGAGGATGATTGCTCGATGGATGACTCGGACAACGAGTCGGTCTGCAGCGGCGGATCTGGGCCTGACATTTACAGGCACATTGTTGGCGGCGAGTTCACCATTGAAAACATAGGAGAGGTTTcgatgaaggtgaagagccATACCAAGCCTTCTGAGATTCTGCACAGGAACTATCCCAAGCCTGGGGAGAAGGGTCGGCAGTATGGCCTGCTGTCTCGTAAGTCTTTTGCCTCGTCTGGTATTGGGAGTGATGAAGCTGATTTCGGGTGACAGGTGCTGTCTTTAACAATGACATGCAAGCGCTGAAGTTTGTTCTCGGCCTCGCTGAGCGGtttgctgctgatggtggaGCTGAGGACAAGCAGACCTTTTACCCGTTCCCTGACTCTGTTTTCAAGCTGGCTATCCAGAAGGGCCACACTGAGCTGCTGGCCGAGATCATCAAGCGCACTGGTGCTGGTTTGCCTCTCGAGAACTTGGTGAAGAACACGGGTGTTGAGATTGCGGAGAAGCCGACTTACTATCAGGGATTGACCGTGTacgggaagaagagaaaggacTGGGCGACTCAGGGCCGCAACTCCGCTCCGGGAGCTCGTGGTCTTGAGAGCTCGCCTTTGTTGCTTGCTGCTCAGTCTGCTCAGATTGCGAGTGTTGAGTGGTTCCTCAGTGATGCTCCGCTGAGGCACTATCTTTCGTTCTGCAAGAGCAAGGCGGCTAGGGAGGATGTTCGGATCAAACACTTGGGACAGCAGAAGGGTGGGTTTGAGGGTGCCATTTCGAAGTGGCTGACTGACAACAGCGACTTGGCCATCCACGCTGCTGTGTacacccatccaacccagaAGTCGATCGACTTGGTGGAATACCTGCTCAAGGTTCGCCCAGAGTCCATCGATTCCAAGGACCGCAACGGCGCTACTCCCTTGATGGCAGCTTGCAGGCTTGGTCGTGTCGAAATCGCAAAGCTTCTGGTCGAGGCCGGCGCCGATCAAAAGACCAAGGACGCCAACTTTGACAACCTCTTGCACGCCGCGCTGCGCTGGAAGCCCACTCGCGAGCAGCTCAAGCCTCTCCTGGACCTTCTCGGCCGCGACCTCCTCGTCCGCATGCTCAAGGAGCGCAACAACCTCAAGACAGAAGGCCACACCCCCTTGCACACCTGGCTCCTCCATTTCACTCACTACACCAACCAATACGCCTACAAGAGCCTCGCCGACGCAGCTGCCGTCTTCAACCTCGTGGCCGACCTCTCCCCCGACGCGACCCGCCAAGCCCTCCGCATGCTCGACGGCGCGGGCAATACGCCCCTTCACTCCCTCCTGATGGGCGACACAGAGCACGGCCTGatcggcttcctcctcaagTTTGAgccctcccttctcctcatcgAAAACGCGGTAGGCCGGACCCCAGCGGAGCTCATCCACGAGAAATTTGTGTCGAGCAAAGTCAAGGTTGAGAACCAGCCACAACAAAACTACTACTGGTACAACCGCCACGCCAACACAGCCGACGCACTTGCCGTACGAAACATTCACACTGCCGACCCGAGAATATTTGTCAACCAGGGCGTCTGCGCCCAGTCGGCGGCTAAACACGCCGAGATCAACCTTGCAAAGACTTTCTTCCTCTGCAAGGATTATCTTGCTAGAATGGAGAACCCCAAGCGCAGTCTGGTAAGCTTGCACGCGGCGAATATGGTTTCGCAGAGGTTGGGCAAGGAGTACGAGAAGGGGAGGTACAAGTATGATCttggggaggttgtcaagggggtggaagatgttgctcttgttgcgggaagtgatgatgagcaggaggagcagcagaagaagcaggagaggaCGCAGTGGTTATGGGAGCATGTTATTTCGCAGGGGTACGAGGACAGCAGCAAGGGGTGGCTGGAGAcggatgggaaggagggggcggggagggagtgggtggcACCAAGGTGTGTGAGTTGTCAGAGGTTTcatgggtggggggaggcgctgcagaggagggagtcgGTGGTGCCGGTCATGAACTGATTGCGGGGGGTGATGTGAGCGGTGACTTGAGGAGGGATACATGGTGTAATTCACGGTGATTTTTCTTGAGAAATGACAATTCTTATTCATGTGTGTTGGGTATTGTTTACTTTCCCTTttttacccctgaatttTGAGATACGCCAGCTCTGATTTTTTTCTCTAAGACTACACATATTTCACATTGTTGATCTCACAAACCACAAAACATTATCTGACTTTTTGAACCGCTTCTCAATTttcaccatcttcatccatcCTCTCAGCTCAAATCCTAATTAATCATATCatacaaaaacaaaaaaaagccaacaacagcagaaaAAGATATGAgtgagaagatgatgatatTTGGCTCATCATGATAAAACCAttccaaaagaaaaaaaaaataaaaaaaaaactacaACTCctaaaaaaaagaacacTGGGTATGATAATCCTACGGGGTATAACAAGGAagtagagagagagaaaaagagagaattCTTGCCTTTgtcccctccaacaaaaagCAGGCAAAAAACCCATAACCGGGggccaaaaaaagaaaaaaagagagaaaccGAATTAACCACAATCATAATCCCTTCTCGCtgttctcctccccccctacCCTTCTGACTCAACCTTAACaaaacaccccccctcccctctaGTGCTCTCATAACATTGCATCAACAAGATACACAGCCAAAGATAAACTCCATGCtcccaaaaagacaaaaaaagtAATACACGCTTGTCCTCATaacccaccaaccaacaccccttacccctcctcaaacccccctccctcgacctcgacatccCAGGCTAGAAGAAGAACGTCTCTACCCTCTCCACCTAGGCCTCGtatccttcctctcctgtGAATCCCCGGTCCTATTCCCCATAGCACTCTTGTTCCtactccccaaccccatcgcAACCCTagccccctccaccgcctgcGGAGACGCCCTCCCAGTCACCAACCCACTCGTCGACCTCCTAAAGTCACCACCACTCTCCCTCGGCAGTGGCAACAaactcgacctcctcccattACtaccccccatcatcccagcCATCGAACTCGCCGGCCTCGCGGCCGCGTCAGGACTCTGCTCCAGCGGCCTCGAAGAAGGCATCATGCTCGCCCTCCGATCCCTATTCAACCCAGCCATGGTCGCCGAGCTCGCCAGCCTCGGCCTCTGCGCATACGGCCCCGGGGTAGAAGCCAACCGCTCCCGAAACGAGAGCCCAGAGTGCGATTTGGGAGTAGTCATCAAATCATCCTCCGGCAGAGGTGACGCACTCGAGGCTCTCCCAAGCGGGCTTCGCAACGTGGGTAGCTTCGAGCTGGACGAAGAAGGGGTGAGGGCAGAGGTTGACCGGACCGGAGTCGGAGTTTTCTTAGCGTACGGACTTGGGGTTGTCAACGTCAAGGGTTTGAAGTTGTGGCCCGTGTCGACATCCGACGTGTTGGTTGATGCGTTCCATTTCGGACGGTTGGACAGCGAAGAAGGCGGTCGGGAGGTGCGGTTTCCTGTCGGGGTGGCCGACCCTTCCCTAGAGGGGACCGACAGAGTCGACATCCGTGCCGCGACTGGCTTTCGGGTGAtagaggagtgggagggcgtggggagggaggacatcctcctgctgcttggttgCGGCAGTGAGCTCCCCCCGCTGGTGGAGCGGGATTTGGAGATCCGGATGTTGGTCTGGGAGCTGGCCGGCTGGCTGGACATTATCACTGACGACGGGGGCGAGCTCTCGGGTGTTTCGTGGGCGCTTTGAATCGTAGACCGGCCGTTCGACAGGATACTCGAGACCGAGTCCCGTAGTTGTTgactcttcctctcctgctgGATCTCCTCCAGCACAAGATCAAGCTCGGCAATCTgcctcttcaacccctcccacttcGCCCTCATCTCGGTATGCAACCGTGAAATCTCCCCATTAATAGTAAACCTATCCTTGACCCCCTTATCGATAATCGTCAAAAGCCTCTCGATCGCCTCCCCGTAATGTGTCTTCCTGGCCTCGTAGTTCTCAATCTTCTTGCTCATCGCCGGCGGGCTCGTCAAATGCAACCCAGACTCAATCGCCTCCCGTAGCCAGGTCGTACTTCTCTCAACAGACTCGTACATCTTTTGCGCCTGCCGACCAGCATTGCGAAACACCAAAACCCACCTGTCCTCGCCCAGCTCTTTACGGAGCGACTCGGCATctttctccagcttcttatAGCTGGCATCCAAatccgccctcctcatctccaactcctcgcAAGCAGTAGGAAACGTATCCTCGGCCCTCGCCTCAAAAACCGAAAGCCTCATGGGCAAGAAGTCAAGCGAAGCCCTAAGCGGCTGCATCCTCGCAAAAAGCGCCAACAAGCTCGAATCGTCCTGCGAAATCCCCATCGCCCCAGGACTCGGCGACCCAGGACTCAGAGGGAACGGAGGCAGACTAAACCGAttgctctgctgctgctgctgtcccaccggcagcctcaacccccccgGCGTCGTATCCTCAGCAATAGTATCcagctcccctccctcctctgccccaAACACGCTCTTgtgcctcctctcctccatctcaaaAACCAACCTGCTCAACTCGTTCAGCTCATTCTCGATatcccccaacaccatgtTCCAcagctcctcccactccaTCGCAATCTCCACCTGCGCCTTGACATTGTGCAGCGTCTTGCGCATCAGCCCCCACTCCTCCAGGATAGCCTCCATCTGCGCCACCGCCCTCCTGAGATCATCCGCCGACACGGCCGTAATGTCCTCCCTAGCCTGCAGTTCTTCAATCGCGCCGACATAGACCTTAATCAACTCCTCGAACCGAATGATGGCGttttccacctcttccaccccctcgcgacccccggcggcggcccaCTCGACGTCATCTTCGCTTTCCAGACCGCCAATTACCTCGGACGCTTTGGAGATCCACCCTCGGATTTGTTCCGCCGCGCCGATGAGTGCCCTGGTGGCTACTTGGGCTGTTGGAATGGCCGAGACTTTGCTAGACAGAGATTCGGCATCTGGGAGTTGCAACGACGTTAGTTGCGCCAACTGGTTGGCAAACGAGGCTCGAGATAACGTGTAAATCGACCCGGGCCGTTGCAGACCCAGCGGGTTCAATGCAATCGAATCCGGGTTGAAAACGTCTCCAGAAGGCGGGGTGGCTGGACTAAACGTGCGCGacgttgttgtcgttggaGGCGTATCCTttgccggcggcggaggtggaaTTTCTGGCGtctgcggtggtggcggcggtcgGGTATCTCTCGCGATATGCTCCTCCCTTGTGTCCAACTGCGCCTTCACCCCATTGCCATTGGTGTGGTCGGGCAGACGATATTTATTCGTGTCCATTTCCAGCGGTTCTGTCGTAGTAATTTCTGGGAGCAGCTCTGGTTCTGGGTATGATGAGAATTCTTGTTCGATACTCGGGGACGGAAAAGCGGGCCACTCGAGGGccggtttgttgttgttgtcgttcttgttgttgttgtcgttcttgttgttgttgtcgttcttgttgttgttgctgtgcgACGACTTGTCCGACTTGAGGCTCGATCTCGAGGGAATTCGGATGATGTGACCCTTCCAGGGTCTACCCCTCCGTTCAATGACGGCAGCTGCAGAGTTGACCTGGTGTCCCTGGTCTAGTTTCCTAAGTTGCTCCTCTGGAAGACGGCCGATATCTTGctggatgggaggagggagcgaGGCGGTTTTGCGGGAGGAGCCAAAGCCGAGGGCTTTTAATCGCGCTGCTAGGCCTGGAGACGGCTTTCTTGCGCGATGGACTGATGCTGAAGGGCCGGGAGTGGTAGCCCGGGAAGAGGTTGCAGGGTCGTCTGCCGATAGCTGTTGCTGAGATTGGgcttgtttttgttgttgttgcgggtTAGTGTTGTTAGTGTTAGTGGTAGTGTTTGGCGGGTCGCCGTTGTGGCGatcgctggtggtggtgctggtacCGTTACCGACGTGGTGTTGATCCGTCGTCTCGTACGCGCGAAGGGGCAAAAGATCGGGTGACTCGGACACGTCCGTCGCCGTGATAATCGGAGCGGTGAGTTCGTGATGGCTACTGCCTGGGGCAGCAGTAGTAGCAAGAGCCGTCATTCGGAACACTGGCTCGACTGAgctccctctcttttttttttgcgggCACTTGGACGGCAGCCGACAGCGACAGAGCGTTCTAGCTTGGCGGCGTCAGAGGGTGCGTATGCGAGCTGCCTTCTGCGTCTTTTCCCCATAAAACCCCCAGGGTCGGCTGTGGTCTGAATTCGCGATGGAACGCAGTTTGCCTTGCGTTAGTGGTTGGATGACACGCCGCAGAGGGGAATTCTGCCGGGTTTCAATCGTGGTGTGTGGCAGCAAATGGCAGTGGGCCGATGCAAATGAAGAGACAAGTGACTGGTCGACAGCATCCCGTTTTGATCAGCAAGGTAGGTGTGATGTTATGAAGGCTGCTTCCAAAGAGAAATGGTTGGAAAGGGCAGAGCAGAGCAAATAGAGCAGAACAGAGCAGGCCCAAAAGGCCGACAGAAGTGCCAGAGGGGGCcaagttattattattagaAAAGAACAATTCCCAGAGGCCTGTCTCGCCTCCTCTAGCTTGGGGGTTGTTAATCTTGTGTTGGGTGCCCTTCGGGAACCCGCAGTCGCGTTCGATGGGATCGTCCAATGAGCACGGCGCCTTCCATGAGTGTTACCTTGCTCTCCAGATATTTACTGTGTAGTCCCCCAGAGCGCTCTTGACGATATCACAAAAGCGAAGTTACAAGGTCGCAATATTCAGTGTCTTCCAGAGCACAAGCACTACCCGATGACGGCAGTTCGCCAGCCCGGACGGGAAACGGGTGCTGAAACGCTTGATGGGGGTACAGGGATTCTAGAAGATTAAACCTATTTCCGGTATGGTCGGCAAGCCAGGGGCCCCTTTCTAGCGTTGCGGGAACCACATGCTCGGGCCAAGGTTGggcctctcttcttctgtcgACTGACGAGACAGAAGGAATATATATCATGAAGAGATGACGATCGGCTTCACTTCTGCGGCCTGTCACTGAAGACACAGCAGCTAGGTCAAGCTCATGCAGCTGTCTTTTGTTTGCAAAGATCAGACGCTTCTGCTAATAATTACCTCACATAAGGTAACCATCAAGACGGGCCGCTGATGGCCGCTGCGGAGAGCAAAGAGAAATGCTGCAATGCAACCTGGATGGATGCTCCCGAGTCTGCATTGGAGCCAAACAGAACACCAATCATTGGCTTCAGCCGAGGTCAAGTCGTGAAGAGATATTGAGAAATTCAAAAGAGAGAGATGCTCACCAGAGATCCAGACGTCCAGACCACAGCTCAACATCAGATGAAACGGAGACAGACGCCCAGATGTCGTAATGAAAAGAAGCAAGCCAGGCATGCACGTGACCCTCTCAACATCTCCTCGCGTTGCCGGGGCGTTGCTCCGTGGCGAGAATGACAGAAAAGCATTACGAGATATTCCGCGGCTTCCGCTGTCAAGATCAAAGGGGTTCGTCAGTGATCGCAGGCTTCTCGCCGGTTGCTCTTGTGTCAGGAaacaaaaaataaaaaagctTCGGCGGGGTTCGAGCTGTGTGGACCGACGCGTTGCAGTGGACCgtgtcctcctcatctccccaCCTTCCGTGTCGCAGACCAGGGGGTGGGCCATCGGTCCCCAATCCCCACCGGCGCTGCATCAAGCCATCGGGCCCCCTGGGCGAGAGCAGGCGAGACAGTCACAGGCAATTCTACCGCATGAAGTTATCTCATTT
It contains:
- a CDS encoding uncharacterized protein (EggNog:ENOG503NZZT; COG:S), with product MTALATTAAPGSSHHELTAPIITATDVSESPDLLPLRAYETTDQHHVGNGTSTTTSDRHNGDPPNTTTNTNNTNPQQQQKQAQSQQQLSADDPATSSRATTPGPSASVHRARKPSPGLAARLKALGFGSSRKTASLPPPIQQDIGRLPEEQLRKLDQGHQVNSAAAVIERRGRPWKGHIIRIPSRSSLKSDKSSHSNNNNNNKPALEWPAFPSPSIEQEFSSYPEPELLPEITTTEPLEMDTNKYRLPDHTNGNGVKAQLDTREEHIARDTRPPPPPQTPEIPPPPPAKDTPPTTTTSRTFSPATPPSGDVFNPDSIALNPLGLQRPGSIYTLSRASFANQLAQLTSLQLPDAESLSSKVSAIPTAQVATRALIGAAEQIRGWISKASEVIGGLESEDDVEWAAAGGREGVEEVENAIIRFEELIKVYVGAIEELQAREDITAVSADDLRRAVAQMEAILEEWGLMRKTLHNVKAQVEIAMEWEELWNMVLGDIENELNELSRLVFEMEERRHKSVFGAEEGGELDTIAEDTTPGGLRLPVGQQQQQSNRFSLPPFPLSPGSPSPGAMGISQDDSSLLALFARMQPLRASLDFLPMRLSVFEARAEDTFPTACEELEMRRADLDASYKKLEKDAESLRKELGEDRWVLVFRNAGRQAQKMYESVERSTTWLREAIESGLHLTSPPAMSKKIENYEARKTHYGEAIERLLTIIDKGVKDRFTINGEISRLHTEMRAKWEGLKRQIAELDLVLEEIQQERKSQQLRDSVSSILSNGRSTIQSAHETPESSPPSSVIMSSQPASSQTNIRISKSRSTSGGSSLPQPSSRRMSSLPTPSHSSITRKPVAARMSTLSVPSREGSATPTGNRTSRPPSSLSNRPKWNASTNTSDVDTGHNFKPLTLTTPSPYAKKTPTPVRSTSALTPSSSSSKLPTLRSPLGRASSASPLPEDDLMTTPKSHSGLSFRERLASTPGPYAQRPRLASSATMAGLNRDRRASMMPSSRPLEQSPDAAARPASSMAGMMGGSNGRRSSLLPLPRESGGDFRRSTSGLVTGRASPQAVEGARVAMGLGSRNKSAMGNRTGDSQERKDTRPRWRG